A stretch of the Ananas comosus cultivar F153 linkage group 14, ASM154086v1, whole genome shotgun sequence genome encodes the following:
- the LOC109720208 gene encoding uncharacterized protein DDB_G0283697, with protein sequence MYNGIGLQTPRGSGTNGYIQTNKFFVKPRTGPHKPDAAAAAAGGGDAAADVAGRKPNRDILEHDRKRQIELRLLILRETLEDQGYTEAEIDERIEEKRRSLEAEATAASDAADAGVGSGESRALANKRFSDTQSHHVAARKEKQLETLRSALGIKENEHNEEEESDLESGEFVDEKPQRQKKDMKDLEKRPEKLDDQQLDSKNKEELQNKKVRKDLHDEEKMYEESRKSRNDVSKQKDKDAKKGKYEDDSESDRERTHVDRNKKQYGKSSRRHDSEDDDSDSDSDSRKEYKRRESKGVEKHRRHDAGADSDSESYQRESKRAVEKQTTKSRRHDLEESESETDSERKSRKREAEKSSRIAKRKRSDSDDSEYASDTDDEKEKGKRNALGSMKRNKSSRRHDTDGSKDDIDDRKDRKKRLENNTKSTRRHESEDSDAGKERKNYNKKLSGHPKSRESTEEKKETSLKKRRRHDTDDESSDYNSESESSDYSSSDSDSDASIMSSPDKRENKKIGKDRDSVIEDKKAKAHSSANTEREDYLKARSREMLDGERKSEKSYRVEERRERNDIDSLEKESRRERRKDNNDGNIKKDLSDAVRRSERSYRVEERQERRENKDIEALEKENKRERRKEDDDGLNDLKSRRTDVAEETRKERESRGNRDYDRGSRDDRRGLLKDRYVEDEHRSRYRSRDENAHEAKRARYEDSRHQSKKDYYDDYSAEASRHRRR encoded by the exons ATGTACAACGGCATCGGGCTACAGACCCCGAGGGGGTCGGGGACCAACGGCTACATCCAGACCAACAAGTTCTTCGTCAAGCCCCGCACCGGCCCCCACAAGCCCgacgcggccgccgccgctgccggaggaggcgacgccgccgccgatgtCGCCGGGCGGAAGCCGAACAGGGACATACTCGAGCACGACCGCAAGCGCCAGATCGAGCTCCGGCTCCTGATCCTCCGGGAGACCCTCGAGGATCAGGGCTACACTGAGGCCGAGATCGACGAGAGGATCGAAGAGAAACGGAGGAGCCTCGAGGCGGAGGCTACCGCTGCCTCTGATGCGGCGGATGCTGGGGTTGGCTCTGGCGAATCCCGTGCCCTGGCAAATAAAAG GTTTTCTGACACACAAAGCCATCATGTAGCTGCACGCAAAGAGAAACAGCTTGAAACGTTGAGATCTGCCCTTGGTATAAAAGAAAATGAAcataatgaagaagaagaaagtgacTTAGAATCGGGAGAATTTGTTGATGAAAAACCTCAAAGGCAGAAAAAGGATATGAAGGATTTAGAGAAGAGACCGGAAAAGTTGGATGATCAACAGTTGGATAGTAAGAATAAGGAAGAACTTCAAAATAAGAAAGTTCGGAAGGACTTACATGATGAGGAAAAGATGTATGAGGAAAGCAGAAAATCACGAAATGATGTGTCAAAACAGAAGGATAAAGATGCCAAAAAGGGCAAGTACGAGGATGATTCTGAGAGTGATAGGGAAAGAACGCATGTTGATAGGAATAAGAAACAATATGGGAAGAGTTCCCGAAGACATGATTCTGAGGATGATGACTCTGATTCTGATAGTGATTCtagaaaagaatataaaagaagagaaagcaAAGGTGTCGAGAAGCACAGGAGACATGATGCTGGCGCTGATTCAGATTCAGAGAGCTATCAGAGAGAAAGTAAAAGAGCAGTTGAGAAGCAAACGACAAAGAGTCGGAGGCATGATTTAGAAGAATCAGAATCTGAAACTGATAGTGAAAGGAAGTCTAGGAAGAGGGAAGCAGAGAAAAGCAGTAGAATTGCCAAACGAAAGAGGAGTGATTCTGATGATTCAGAATATGCAAGTGATACTGATGATGAAAaggagaaaggaaagagaaatgcCTTAGGTTCCATGAAACGTAACAAAAGCAGCAGAAGACATGATACTGATGGTTCAAAAGACGATATTGATGATCGAAAGGATAGAAAAAAGAGGTTGGAGAACAATACTAAATCAACCAGAAGACATGAAAGTGAGGATTCTGATGCTGGtaaggaaagaaaaaattataataaaaagttGAGTGGCCATCCCAAGTCAAGGGAGTCAActgaagagaagaaggaaactAGTTTAAAAAAGAGGAGGCGGCATGATACAGATGATGAGAGCTCCGATTATAACAGTGAAAGTGAGAGCTCTGATTATAGTAGTAGTGACTCCGATTCTGATGCTAGTATAATGAGCAGTCCGGATAAACGTGAGAATAAGAAGATAGGCAAAGACCGCGACAGTGTAATAGAGGATAAGAAAGCAAAAGCGCATAGTTCAGCTAATACTGAAAGAGAGGATTACCTGAAAGCCCGAAGCAGGGAAATGTTAGATGGTGAAAGGAAATCTGAAAAGAGTTATCGAGTTGAAGAAAGGCGTGAACGCAATGACATTGATTCCCTTGAAAAAGAAAGCAGAAGGGAAAGGAGAAAAGACAATAATGATGGAAATATTAAGAAGGATTTATCAGATGCTGTAAGAAGATCTGAAAGGAGTTACAGGGTTGAAGAAAGGCAAGAAAGGCGCGAAAACAAGGATATTGAAGCccttgaaaaagaaaacaagaggGAAAGGAGGAAAGAGGACGATGATGGTTTGAATGATTTAAAGTCAAGAAGAACTGATGTAGCAGAAGAGACTAGGAAGGAGAGGGAAAGCCGAGGAAATAGGGACTACGATCGTGGCAGTCGGGACGACCGAAGAGGCTTATTAAAAGATCGCTATGTGGAGGATGAACACAGAAGCAGATACCGCAGCAGAGATGAGAATGCACATGAGGCTAAGAGGGCACGATATGAAGACTCCCGTCATCAGTCTAAGAAGGATTACTATGACGACTATTCTGCAGAGGCAAGCAGACACAGACGACGATGA